From a single Leptospira levettii genomic region:
- a CDS encoding sulfurtransferase: MNWNFLKTEIEPGDFLIDCRSQSAYEEETLEGAYYYPFIKKAFGSDPESQKKLYGPMASVVQEFQKSKKTRIIVFDEGMGMFSTRMVYLLRGMGIKDAYVLGQKWPVEGKKAKGDLKMEPPVADKAKPIEGVVDKAFMERNLTKLQIFDARTMDEYEGRLPRLTAPEEGTLCGRLPGAFLWDWRNLYDGEANLIERSIFKKRLNGFPFMPERPTVIYDYNGARSCLLALMLREAGYIDVTTYQGSWFEWRKSNLPKQAVAVFGAKQGAQAAAPRVGGVDRKKV; this comes from the coding sequence TTGAACTGGAACTTTCTTAAAACCGAAATAGAACCTGGTGACTTCCTCATCGATTGTCGTTCCCAATCAGCATATGAAGAAGAAACATTAGAAGGTGCCTACTACTATCCATTTATCAAAAAAGCATTCGGCTCTGACCCTGAATCCCAAAAAAAATTATATGGCCCTATGGCCTCTGTGGTCCAAGAGTTTCAAAAATCAAAAAAGACAAGAATCATTGTTTTTGATGAAGGAATGGGGATGTTTTCCACTCGTATGGTGTATTTACTCCGTGGAATGGGAATCAAAGATGCATATGTTCTTGGCCAAAAATGGCCTGTAGAAGGCAAAAAAGCAAAAGGAGATCTCAAAATGGAACCTCCTGTTGCGGATAAGGCAAAACCAATCGAAGGTGTTGTTGATAAAGCCTTCATGGAACGAAATCTTACGAAATTACAAATCTTTGATGCAAGGACTATGGACGAATACGAAGGTCGTCTTCCTCGTCTCACAGCACCAGAAGAAGGAACTCTTTGTGGTCGGTTACCAGGAGCTTTCCTTTGGGATTGGAGGAATTTGTATGATGGAGAAGCCAATCTCATCGAACGTTCTATTTTCAAAAAACGTCTGAATGGTTTTCCTTTTATGCCCGAAAGACCAACTGTGATTTATGATTACAATGGTGCCAGATCGTGTTTGTTAGCTCTTATGTTACGAGAGGCAGGATACATTGACGTTACCACTTACCAAGGTTCTTGGTTCGAATGGCGTAAATCCAACTTACCCAAACAAGCAGTTGCCGTTTTTGGTGCCAAACAAGGTGCACAAGCAGCAGCTCCAAGGGTAGGTGGAGTCGATCGAAAGAAAGTCTAA
- a CDS encoding LIC11113 family protein, translating to MNWHVSISFSVVLSLFSLANLSADKIPTVHSLQSLNDEIIQWKQGKISKNFQQKIRNRSVYPTIDENCHIQLASKISSVTYYRLSCQTTEEPIFIEFLSQNRNNIPKEEFRLKSVQRIGKKQYLEIQTGLKFVGSNANEGAKTNFDDTDLDYPQKKVNQIRNEKPTKVTSYQPIQNPNLFYFKSIAENPKRRKEVPSNLEIFFDSSCPLEFVEKDQSFYWDQTVSYVFRITCVKDSIYRLIRAPSAPTGELMVSNTIWKDPKPGERVLGKALLKKISETQIIWEKVILYYE from the coding sequence ATGAATTGGCATGTTTCAATATCATTCTCAGTCGTTTTAAGTCTATTTTCGTTAGCCAATCTATCTGCTGACAAAATTCCAACGGTTCATTCGTTACAATCATTGAACGATGAAATCATTCAATGGAAACAAGGTAAAATTTCAAAAAACTTCCAACAAAAAATTCGGAATCGTAGTGTATACCCTACGATAGACGAGAATTGCCATATACAATTGGCATCCAAAATCTCATCGGTTACTTATTACAGACTCAGTTGCCAAACAACGGAAGAACCCATTTTTATCGAATTTTTATCTCAAAATAGAAACAATATACCAAAAGAAGAATTTCGTTTAAAGTCTGTTCAACGAATTGGTAAAAAACAATATTTGGAAATCCAAACAGGACTTAAATTTGTAGGATCAAATGCAAACGAAGGTGCAAAAACTAATTTTGATGATACAGATTTGGATTACCCTCAAAAAAAAGTAAATCAGATACGAAATGAAAAACCTACCAAGGTAACCTCTTATCAACCAATTCAAAATCCAAACTTGTTCTATTTCAAATCCATTGCAGAAAATCCAAAGAGGCGAAAAGAAGTCCCTTCCAATTTAGAAATCTTTTTTGATTCTTCCTGTCCGTTGGAATTTGTAGAAAAAGACCAAAGTTTTTACTGGGATCAAACAGTTTCTTATGTTTTTCGCATTACGTGCGTTAAAGACTCTATCTATCGATTGATACGTGCCCCCTCTGCACCTACAGGTGAATTAATGGTTTCGAATACCATTTGGAAAGATCCAAAACCAGGAGAACGAGTCTTAGGGAAGGCTCTTCTTAAAAAAATTTCAGAAACTCAAATCATTTGGGAGAAAGTAATTCTGTATTATGAATAA
- a CDS encoding S1C family serine protease, translating to MNKIILICLSLFLWSGTLFSQTESEPAVDSIFRSVVLIRNEGFNTENKTQPWMKKNLYTGFGSGLVLPNQTILTNAHVVRDAKRILVKSSFTKKEYLADVKFIGYDCDLALLQVNDPDFSEQTTSLSFLEGIPNLGSDVLLLGFPNGNDSLSVEKGSILRFEKNRYTYSGLDYRNVLKISANIQPGNSGGPAVQNGKVVGLVFQISTLEQGIAYLISNDIIRHFLEDINDGKYDGFPNLGFTFQNGNPKSLKQAMKVPSSETGIFVNRIYPSSTFSKVLKEKDFVTAVDGISISNDGELTSSNKKEFIIDWIEDKQLNSKVTISFYRAGKQNQAEVNLQKNYALELYRDGTEDYFLQAGFVFQPITRSFFHSEDGDLDSSLQYHYSYFIQDLLYRYTTRDIVLSYTFNDPETSKYKKYKYKVVESINGRVPKDLSEFKTLWKENKRGMIVLKFRGMDLPIVLRPESIYQMNQRVKKRYGANYEEL from the coding sequence ATGAATAAAATCATCTTAATTTGTCTCAGTTTATTCTTATGGAGTGGGACATTATTTTCACAAACTGAATCAGAACCCGCAGTGGATTCCATTTTTCGTTCCGTAGTTCTCATTCGGAATGAAGGGTTTAACACTGAGAATAAAACCCAACCTTGGATGAAAAAAAATCTTTATACAGGGTTTGGTTCAGGATTGGTATTGCCCAATCAAACCATCTTAACCAATGCACATGTAGTTCGTGATGCAAAACGAATTTTAGTAAAGAGTAGTTTCACTAAAAAAGAATACTTAGCAGATGTAAAATTTATTGGTTATGATTGTGACTTAGCACTATTACAAGTGAATGATCCAGATTTTTCAGAACAAACAACATCCTTAAGTTTTTTAGAGGGAATTCCCAATTTGGGTTCGGATGTATTGTTATTAGGTTTTCCAAATGGAAATGACAGTTTATCGGTTGAAAAAGGATCCATTTTACGATTTGAAAAGAATCGATACACCTACTCTGGGTTAGATTATAGAAATGTTTTAAAAATATCGGCAAATATACAACCTGGCAATTCTGGTGGACCCGCTGTTCAAAATGGAAAGGTGGTTGGTCTAGTATTTCAGATCAGTACATTAGAACAAGGGATTGCATATTTGATCTCGAATGATATCATCCGACATTTTTTAGAAGATATTAATGATGGAAAATATGATGGTTTTCCAAATCTGGGATTTACATTCCAAAATGGAAATCCAAAAAGTTTAAAACAAGCAATGAAAGTTCCTTCGAGTGAAACAGGAATTTTTGTGAATCGAATTTATCCTTCTTCAACATTCTCTAAAGTATTAAAAGAAAAAGATTTTGTGACAGCAGTGGATGGAATTTCCATCTCAAACGATGGTGAACTCACTTCTTCCAATAAAAAAGAGTTCATCATCGATTGGATTGAAGACAAACAATTGAATTCAAAAGTTACGATCAGTTTTTATCGAGCAGGAAAACAAAACCAAGCAGAAGTTAATTTGCAGAAAAATTATGCATTGGAACTCTATCGAGATGGAACTGAAGATTATTTTTTGCAAGCGGGTTTTGTTTTCCAACCAATCACACGATCTTTTTTCCACTCTGAAGATGGTGATTTAGATAGTTCCTTACAATACCACTACAGTTATTTTATCCAAGACCTTCTCTATCGGTATACAACTAGAGATATTGTTTTGAGTTACACATTTAATGATCCAGAAACATCGAAGTATAAAAAATATAAATACAAAGTAGTAGAGTCGATTAACGGAAGAGTTCCAAAAGATTTAAGTGAATTTAAAACCCTTTGGAAAGAAAATAAACGTGGAATGATTGTACTAAAATTTAGAGGTATGGATCTCCCAATTGTGTTACGACCTGAATCCATTTACCAAATGAACCAACGAGTTAAAAAAAGATATGGTGCCAATTATGAAGAACTTTAA
- a CDS encoding PDZ domain-containing protein, giving the protein MKNFKSIVLVSFLVLLTSNVFAEEFEDKRVIEARVTFQKISHQNPWLVGEPFNRKLNIIHLGKGQFFGVTLSKQNPVYAEFESFDYSVPKLAIKAYDGETGFLLLESKGMQKYPKPVNLDLKLTDKHCPTGKSRYVYLPFSKTPIKVLMLEQKKTEESDFFFKNQLLCGIAVSDFLIPTEYVELFLRSGGKSFPHPGFLFDVNLTPSEREYYSKSFPNPLLVSEVIPGVGPAYNLFPGDLVTMINSFPLTKVDEWDRADKVLDLLLRKPDGRLRELGETIQLKLHRNFQSISISYDLRAYDSNDFLIPEEAKDRRPLYLIVGGFFFTELSNAYLKEFGSEYRVKSEKKLVYLSDYYQKKVHPVREKIVILSRVFPLEGNLGYQDFQDLVLEKVNGTRISSLSQLKTLLQSEESTYYAFELSGGKIAFFTKKEILDLQQELQSTYKLGRSYNLED; this is encoded by the coding sequence ATGAAGAACTTTAAGTCGATTGTCCTTGTATCATTTTTAGTGTTGCTTACCTCCAATGTATTTGCGGAAGAGTTTGAAGACAAGCGTGTCATAGAAGCAAGGGTAACCTTTCAAAAGATTAGCCACCAAAATCCATGGTTAGTTGGTGAACCATTTAATCGCAAATTAAACATCATTCACTTAGGAAAAGGACAATTTTTTGGTGTCACTCTTTCTAAACAAAACCCCGTTTATGCGGAATTTGAATCCTTTGATTATTCTGTACCAAAATTGGCAATCAAAGCGTATGATGGTGAGACTGGCTTTCTATTATTAGAATCAAAAGGAATGCAGAAATATCCAAAACCTGTAAATTTAGATTTAAAACTGACAGACAAACATTGTCCGACTGGAAAATCTCGGTATGTTTATTTGCCTTTTTCCAAAACGCCAATCAAAGTATTGATGTTAGAACAGAAAAAAACAGAAGAGTCTGATTTTTTCTTCAAAAATCAATTGTTATGTGGAATTGCGGTTTCTGATTTTTTAATCCCAACCGAATATGTAGAATTGTTTTTACGATCTGGTGGTAAGTCATTTCCTCACCCAGGATTCTTATTCGATGTGAATCTAACTCCTTCGGAGAGAGAATATTATTCAAAATCATTTCCAAATCCACTTTTGGTATCAGAAGTGATTCCTGGTGTTGGACCAGCTTATAATTTATTCCCTGGAGATTTGGTGACCATGATCAACTCGTTTCCGCTTACGAAAGTGGATGAATGGGACCGTGCTGACAAAGTTTTGGATTTGTTATTACGTAAACCCGATGGACGTTTGCGAGAATTAGGCGAAACGATCCAACTTAAATTACATCGAAATTTTCAAAGTATCAGTATTTCTTATGATCTAAGGGCCTATGATTCTAATGATTTTTTAATTCCAGAAGAAGCAAAAGATCGCAGACCTTTGTATTTGATTGTAGGGGGATTTTTCTTTACGGAACTTTCCAATGCGTATCTCAAAGAGTTTGGTTCGGAATACAGGGTGAAGTCTGAAAAAAAATTGGTGTATTTGTCAGATTATTACCAAAAGAAAGTCCACCCAGTCAGGGAAAAAATAGTGATCCTCAGTCGTGTTTTCCCCCTAGAAGGTAACCTAGGATACCAGGACTTCCAAGATTTAGTCTTAGAGAAGGTAAATGGAACTCGTATTAGCTCCCTTAGCCAATTAAAAACTCTTTTGCAATCGGAAGAGTCCACCTACTACGCGTTCGAGTTGTCTGGAGGTAAAATCGCCTTTTTTACCAAAAAGGAGATTTTGGATTTGCAACAAGAGCTTCAGTCTACTTACAAATTGGGACGTTCTTACAACTTGGAAGACTAA
- a CDS encoding ATP-binding protein, which produces MKILFVDDEETIRELFWEYFKDEFNVTLASDGMEALAIANQNTFDLIISDISLPRLNGIQFIQKLRADGNQTPFLVITGDSDIQIAIDVFRMGAVDFFLKPFRMEALRSRIKKFENADIDLTLLYNSGEITQFSGDCKIKLKPQIKKLTSYIAFLTKQILNSPHALPEDLISIKIVLYELLANAIEHGVAGVTYAEKQECLESNQDYFKYVDERCAGNNSSVFVELLMDDVGVTIVIRDEGNGFAVSQIPNPIENPSANLVSGRGIFLAKMNIDSIVYNEKGNEVRFFKTWNRIAGITNQN; this is translated from the coding sequence ATGAAAATCCTATTTGTTGACGACGAAGAAACAATTCGTGAATTGTTTTGGGAATATTTCAAAGACGAATTTAATGTTACATTAGCCTCCGACGGGATGGAGGCTCTTGCTATTGCCAACCAAAACACTTTTGATTTAATCATTTCGGACATCAGCTTACCTAGATTAAATGGAATCCAATTCATCCAAAAATTAAGGGCAGACGGAAACCAAACTCCCTTTTTGGTAATCACTGGAGACAGTGACATTCAAATTGCAATCGATGTGTTTCGTATGGGAGCCGTTGATTTTTTTCTAAAACCCTTCCGAATGGAAGCTCTCCGCTCTCGGATTAAAAAATTTGAAAATGCAGACATTGACCTCACCTTACTATATAATAGTGGTGAAATCACACAATTCAGCGGTGATTGCAAAATTAAATTAAAACCTCAAATCAAAAAGTTAACATCCTATATTGCTTTTTTAACCAAACAAATATTAAATTCACCTCATGCTTTACCTGAAGACTTAATCTCTATAAAAATTGTGTTGTATGAATTATTGGCAAATGCCATCGAACATGGTGTTGCGGGTGTGACTTATGCTGAAAAACAGGAATGTTTAGAATCCAACCAAGATTATTTTAAATATGTCGATGAACGATGTGCCGGTAATAATTCATCTGTTTTTGTAGAGTTACTCATGGATGATGTGGGTGTTACGATTGTGATTCGAGATGAAGGAAATGGTTTTGCCGTTTCACAAATTCCCAATCCGATTGAAAATCCAAGTGCCAATTTAGTTAGTGGACGAGGGATTTTTTTAGCTAAAATGAATATTGATTCTATTGTTTATAATGAAAAAGGAAATGAAGTTCGATTTTTTAAAACGTGGAATCGGATTGCAGGAATAACCAATCAAAACTGA
- a CDS encoding oligosaccharide flippase family protein → MQKIKKIFQLLKVELMKEGVLKNSFFVSSSKAISAVSNLVFMIYSVNLLSKAENGKLQYFLGFLPVVLAIAEFGLPNALIKYISPLAEKKENPGAILNASLRIKFYSFLFLSVITIIAYFTSNENYLVLLLLLFGGIIISFISYFESLFVSYRKYKSLSLWNPLPNIIRLVLLFYFSETNEHPLTYMDILAIFCIAPIFVLFLFFIFFGKEEISFSANPSEVRLNEKKLLLFNLWAFAASIFAILSDRMEIFFLNQFHPPEIVADYGTALQLFSGFIIILATFNSIIYPKMARLAETDEFPTVLKKSVFLGGMIAICLAPGILLAEPILTLLFGTKYTNSISVFKILYPNFLLQLVFAPLGTALFALGLPRLLAGLALLRLLFGALFDYWIIPDFGANGAAVSLFLGQIVSWLLLTGYFMAYFRK, encoded by the coding sequence ATGCAAAAAATTAAAAAAATCTTCCAACTTCTCAAAGTCGAACTGATGAAAGAAGGAGTTTTAAAAAACTCTTTCTTTGTAAGTAGTTCCAAGGCAATTTCGGCGGTCTCCAATCTTGTCTTTATGATTTATTCCGTAAATTTGCTAAGCAAAGCGGAAAATGGAAAACTACAATATTTTTTAGGATTCCTTCCTGTTGTACTTGCGATTGCTGAGTTTGGTTTACCAAATGCACTCATCAAATACATCTCACCTTTGGCCGAAAAAAAAGAAAATCCAGGAGCCATTTTAAATGCATCGCTAAGGATCAAATTTTATTCTTTTTTATTCTTATCAGTGATTACGATCATTGCCTATTTTACAAGTAACGAAAACTATTTAGTCCTATTACTTCTGTTATTTGGCGGTATCATCATTTCCTTTATTTCCTATTTTGAAAGTTTATTTGTCTCCTATCGGAAATATAAATCATTATCTCTTTGGAATCCCCTTCCTAATATAATTCGATTAGTATTACTTTTTTATTTCTCGGAAACGAACGAACATCCGTTAACTTATATGGATATTCTTGCAATCTTTTGTATTGCACCGATATTTGTTTTATTTTTGTTTTTTATTTTTTTTGGAAAAGAAGAGATCTCATTTTCAGCAAATCCATCCGAAGTCCGATTAAATGAAAAAAAACTGCTTCTATTTAATTTATGGGCATTTGCAGCTTCTATTTTTGCCATTTTATCAGATAGGATGGAGATTTTCTTTTTAAACCAATTCCATCCTCCTGAAATTGTGGCCGATTATGGAACCGCCTTGCAATTGTTTAGCGGATTTATCATCATTCTAGCAACATTCAACTCTATCATTTATCCAAAAATGGCAAGACTCGCAGAAACAGATGAATTCCCAACGGTTCTAAAAAAATCCGTTTTTTTAGGTGGAATGATAGCAATCTGTTTGGCACCAGGAATTTTACTCGCTGAACCCATTTTAACATTGTTATTTGGTACAAAGTATACTAACTCTATTTCTGTTTTTAAAATTCTATATCCCAATTTCTTATTACAATTGGTATTTGCTCCACTAGGAACTGCATTATTTGCCTTGGGACTTCCTAGATTACTCGCGGGTCTAGCCTTATTAAGACTTTTATTTGGTGCTTTGTTTGACTATTGGATCATCCCTGACTTCGGAGCAAACGGAGCCGCTGTTTCTCTATTTTTAGGTCAAATTGTATCTTGGTTATTACTCACAGGATATTTTATGGCTTACTTTCGGAAATAA
- a CDS encoding phosphatase PAP2 family protein: MKELFLAETSPWFSSGPLDALHILDPSLGGIFFVISTICHYLGGSSFFLGLISFVYLYYRPKLAFELSLGLLTSGIAVSLWKFYLESPRPFPYPETFDEKAFGLPSGHVYSAIVVWGLLAYRIPKLWFRILSILIILFMPFSRMYLRVHYLGDVTLGFVLGILHLIIVLLLLNKYYSNKVESFLFTNQYRTLGLLGIVLTLLPITLDSPFLTEEHHHSLSGVLMASGALGGFWLGILFYPRFSKKEFLDWSMPTINFQFGSDVFAVFWKTFFVRLSILVIVMALFYVIPGILIKKTIWKDDLFLRYIRYLVVSFALVCIVPLILQKIQKGKFLQN, encoded by the coding sequence ATGAAAGAACTCTTTTTAGCCGAAACATCCCCATGGTTCTCATCAGGTCCACTCGATGCCTTACACATCTTGGACCCTTCCCTTGGAGGAATCTTTTTTGTGATTTCTACCATCTGCCATTATTTGGGTGGAAGTAGTTTTTTCCTTGGTCTTATCTCTTTTGTTTACCTGTATTACCGACCAAAACTTGCTTTTGAACTTTCTTTAGGTCTATTAACCTCAGGCATTGCCGTTTCACTTTGGAAATTTTATTTGGAAAGCCCAAGACCATTCCCTTATCCAGAAACATTTGATGAAAAAGCGTTTGGTTTACCTTCTGGGCATGTTTATTCGGCGATTGTCGTATGGGGTCTGTTAGCGTACCGTATTCCCAAATTATGGTTTCGAATTTTGTCCATACTCATTATTTTGTTTATGCCATTTTCCAGAATGTATTTAAGAGTACATTATTTGGGAGACGTGACTTTAGGATTTGTTTTGGGTATTTTACACTTAATCATTGTTTTGTTATTATTAAATAAATATTACTCAAACAAAGTGGAATCGTTTCTTTTTACAAACCAATATAGAACATTAGGTTTATTGGGCATTGTGCTTACCTTGCTACCAATAACACTCGATTCTCCTTTCTTAACAGAGGAACACCATCATAGTTTATCTGGAGTTTTAATGGCGAGTGGGGCACTTGGAGGATTTTGGCTTGGAATCTTATTTTACCCAAGATTTAGCAAAAAAGAATTTTTGGATTGGAGTATGCCCACTATCAATTTCCAATTCGGTTCTGATGTTTTCGCAGTTTTTTGGAAAACTTTTTTTGTAAGACTTTCCATCTTAGTAATTGTGATGGCGTTGTTTTATGTAATCCCTGGAATTTTGATTAAAAAAACAATTTGGAAAGATGATTTATTTCTAAGATACATTCGTTACTTAGTGGTTAGTTTTGCATTGGTATGCATTGTTCCACTGATTTTACAAAAGATCCAAAAAGGAAAGTTTTTGCAAAACTAA
- a CDS encoding lysophospholipid acyltransferase family protein, with protein sequence MEPNPNPADILESLFVIPREVPKTILRNLLELIYDVKVAGSENIPESGGALIISNHTDYLDIPVQGAFADRKIVYLGKYELFHPQEEIMAIINHKNSPFHYPPLSLTKPVIEVLLNSLGSVVKKNLINWGSMPIIRNAAKESEMDKRAAMEYYEKLENYMVDLMKEGELLSIYPEGSRSETGELQSFRAMAAKLAIRAGVPIIPSGIVGATNMSKPKAFLTGDAFKTKIRYQIGKPIPPSEFPTGPEKKAAKELTEILENKVRELMKQAESIL encoded by the coding sequence ATGGAACCTAACCCAAATCCCGCTGATATTTTAGAAAGTTTGTTTGTGATTCCTCGTGAGGTGCCAAAAACCATCCTCCGTAACCTTTTAGAGCTCATTTATGACGTAAAAGTAGCTGGTTCCGAGAATATCCCTGAATCAGGTGGGGCCCTCATCATCTCCAATCATACTGATTATTTGGACATTCCTGTCCAAGGTGCCTTTGCAGATCGTAAAATTGTTTATTTAGGAAAATATGAACTTTTCCACCCCCAAGAAGAGATTATGGCCATTATCAACCATAAAAATTCTCCTTTTCATTACCCACCCCTCAGTCTCACAAAACCTGTGATTGAAGTTTTATTGAACTCACTGGGAAGTGTGGTGAAAAAAAATTTAATCAATTGGGGGAGTATGCCCATCATTCGAAATGCTGCGAAAGAATCAGAAATGGACAAACGGGCAGCGATGGAATACTATGAAAAACTAGAGAATTATATGGTGGATCTGATGAAAGAGGGAGAATTGCTTTCCATTTACCCAGAAGGTTCACGTTCCGAAACAGGAGAATTACAATCCTTTCGTGCCATGGCGGCAAAACTAGCGATCCGCGCGGGTGTTCCCATCATTCCATCTGGGATCGTAGGGGCGACCAATATGTCCAAACCCAAGGCATTTCTTACCGGAGATGCTTTCAAAACAAAGATTCGTTACCAGATTGGAAAACCCATTCCACCCTCCGAGTTTCCGACTGGCCCTGAGAAAAAAGCCGCAAAGGAACTCACTGAAATCTTGGAAAACAAGGTGAGAGAGTTGATGAAACAGGCAGAATCCATCCTTTAG